The Alphaproteobacteria bacterium genome contains a region encoding:
- a CDS encoding ABC transporter substrate-binding protein: MWKALKVLAAAAALALPCGANAQTTLKVVMHSDLKIVDPIWTTAYITRNHGYMVYDTLFAMDAKGEIQPQMVDKYDVSADKLTYTFTLRDGLTWHDGAPVTAEDCVASIKRWAAKDSLGQKVMTFVDTITVGDAKTFTVKLKEQTGLLIFALGKPSSNVPFMMPKRVAETDPNTQISDFTGSGPFVFKKDEWKPGDKAVYVKFDKYKPRSEPASGLAGGKVVKVDRVEWLAISDQQQAINALLAGEIDYIEAPSHDLLPLVKANSNVKLIDWNPLGNQYTFRPNHIQPPFNNPKIRQALWYAFNQKDFLDAVIGDPTYYKECKSEFPCGTAMSTDAGMAGLLESNFQKSKELLKEAGYDGTPVVLMHSTDLQVLTNLAPVAKSLMEKGGFKVDMQSMDWQTVVARRAKKEPPNAGGWSAFLTSWVSADILNPVMAGFANAGCDKAMFGWPCDEQTEKLRDQFARETDPAKQKEIAAAVQKRNTEITTHLFLGQWYLPAAARKNIDGVLTTPAPVFWNVEKKSQS, from the coding sequence ATGTGGAAGGCTTTGAAGGTCCTTGCGGCGGCGGCCGCACTCGCGCTCCCGTGTGGCGCGAATGCGCAGACCACCCTGAAGGTGGTGATGCATTCCGATCTCAAGATCGTCGACCCGATCTGGACCACCGCCTACATCACGCGCAACCACGGCTACATGGTCTACGACACGCTCTTTGCGATGGACGCAAAGGGCGAGATCCAGCCGCAGATGGTCGACAAATACGACGTGTCGGCGGACAAGCTCACCTATACGTTCACGCTTCGCGACGGGCTGACGTGGCACGATGGCGCGCCGGTCACCGCCGAGGACTGCGTCGCCTCGATCAAGCGCTGGGCCGCGAAGGACTCGCTCGGCCAGAAGGTGATGACCTTCGTCGACACGATTACCGTTGGCGACGCCAAGACATTCACCGTCAAGCTCAAGGAGCAGACCGGCCTTCTGATCTTCGCGCTCGGCAAGCCGTCGTCGAACGTGCCGTTCATGATGCCGAAGCGCGTCGCCGAAACCGACCCGAACACGCAGATTTCGGATTTCACCGGCTCCGGTCCGTTCGTGTTCAAGAAGGATGAATGGAAGCCGGGCGACAAGGCGGTCTACGTCAAGTTCGACAAGTACAAGCCGCGCTCCGAGCCGGCCTCCGGGCTCGCGGGCGGCAAGGTCGTCAAGGTCGATCGCGTGGAGTGGCTTGCGATCTCCGACCAGCAGCAGGCGATCAATGCGCTGCTCGCGGGCGAGATCGACTACATCGAGGCGCCCTCGCACGACCTGCTGCCGCTGGTGAAGGCCAACTCGAACGTCAAGCTGATCGATTGGAACCCGCTCGGCAACCAATACACGTTCCGGCCCAATCACATCCAGCCGCCCTTCAACAATCCGAAGATCCGGCAGGCGCTGTGGTACGCCTTCAATCAGAAGGATTTCCTCGACGCCGTGATCGGAGATCCAACCTACTACAAGGAATGCAAATCGGAATTTCCCTGCGGCACCGCGATGTCGACCGATGCCGGAATGGCGGGTCTGCTCGAGTCCAACTTCCAGAAGTCGAAGGAATTGCTGAAGGAAGCCGGCTACGACGGCACGCCGGTGGTGCTGATGCACTCGACCGACCTGCAGGTGCTGACCAACCTCGCGCCGGTCGCGAAGTCGCTGATGGAGAAAGGCGGCTTCAAGGTCGACATGCAGTCGATGGACTGGCAGACCGTCGTCGCGCGCCGCGCCAAGAAGGAGCCGCCCAATGCGGGCGGCTGGAGCGCGTTCCTCACCTCGTGGGTCTCGGCCGACATCCTCAATCCCGTGATGGCGGGCTTTGCCAATGCGGGCTGCGACAAGGCGATGTTCGGCTGGCCATGCGACGAACAGACCGAGAAGCTGCGCGACCAGTTCGCGCGCGAGACCGATCCTGCCAAGCAGAAGGAAATCGCGGCCGCGGTCCAGAAGCGCAACACGGAAATCACCACACATCTGTTCCTTGGCCAGTGGTATCTTCCCGCCGCGGCGCGCAAGAATATCGATGGCGTGCTGACCACGCCCGCACCGGTGTTCTGGAACGTGGAAAAGAAGAGCCAGTCGTAG
- a CDS encoding ABC transporter substrate-binding protein produces the protein MVSRSLKLMTLVLAAALALGGAASAKTLRVALHSDLKIVDPIWTTALITVNHGYMIYDTLFALDEKLAVKPQMVDRTETSADKLTWTFTLRDGLEWHDGAPVTAQDCVASLKRWGARDAMGQKLMSFVANLSAPDAKTIRMTLKEPYGLVLQTLAKPGASVPFMMPKRIAETDPQKQITEYVGSGPFVFKADEWRPGEKAVYLKNPKYKPRAEPPSGLAGGKVAKVDRVEWIWIADTQTQVNALINGEIDLIEAPPHDLIPLLAEDKNIELFVFNPAGRQNAIRFNVLHKPFDNPKVRLAVAYALNQKDLLDAVIGNPKWYVECKSLFPCGSPLQSTKGWDDKFTSDFAKARALLQEAGYDGTPVVLMQSTDIASLSNLAPVTKSLLEKAGFKVDLQAMDWQTLVTRRTKKDPPNAGGWSAFLTSWASVDILDPVAASFLNASCDKASFGWPCDAEMEKLRDAFAKETDSAKQKAIAEAVQLRLIEYPTHLQLGQYVQPQAFRKNVVGLLEAPSLALWNIEVK, from the coding sequence ATGGTTTCCCGTTCTCTGAAGCTCATGACGCTTGTCCTTGCGGCTGCGCTGGCGCTCGGAGGAGCCGCTAGTGCGAAGACGCTGCGCGTGGCACTGCACTCCGATCTCAAGATCGTCGACCCGATCTGGACCACGGCGCTGATCACCGTGAACCACGGCTACATGATCTACGACACGCTGTTCGCACTCGACGAGAAGCTCGCCGTGAAGCCGCAGATGGTCGACCGCACCGAGACCTCGGCCGACAAGCTCACCTGGACCTTCACGCTGCGCGATGGCCTCGAGTGGCACGACGGCGCGCCCGTGACGGCGCAGGATTGCGTCGCGTCGCTCAAACGCTGGGGCGCGCGCGACGCCATGGGCCAGAAGCTCATGTCGTTTGTCGCCAACCTGTCGGCGCCGGACGCCAAGACCATCCGCATGACATTGAAGGAACCATACGGCCTCGTCCTGCAGACACTCGCCAAGCCCGGCGCCAGCGTGCCGTTCATGATGCCGAAGCGCATCGCCGAGACCGATCCGCAGAAGCAGATCACCGAATACGTCGGCTCAGGTCCCTTCGTCTTCAAGGCCGACGAATGGCGGCCCGGCGAGAAGGCCGTCTACCTGAAGAATCCCAAATACAAGCCGCGCGCTGAGCCGCCTTCTGGTCTTGCCGGCGGCAAGGTTGCCAAGGTCGATCGCGTCGAGTGGATCTGGATCGCGGACACGCAGACCCAGGTCAACGCGCTGATCAATGGCGAGATCGATCTGATCGAAGCGCCGCCGCACGATCTCATTCCGCTGCTCGCCGAAGACAAGAACATCGAATTGTTCGTCTTCAATCCTGCCGGCCGGCAGAACGCGATCCGCTTCAACGTGCTGCACAAGCCGTTCGACAACCCGAAGGTCCGCCTTGCGGTCGCCTACGCGTTGAACCAGAAAGACCTGCTCGATGCCGTGATCGGCAATCCGAAATGGTACGTCGAGTGCAAGTCGCTGTTCCCCTGCGGCTCCCCGCTGCAATCGACCAAGGGATGGGACGACAAGTTCACCTCCGATTTCGCCAAGGCGCGCGCGCTGCTGCAGGAAGCGGGCTACGACGGCACACCGGTCGTGCTGATGCAGTCGACCGACATCGCCTCGCTCAGCAACCTCGCACCGGTGACGAAATCGCTGCTCGAGAAAGCAGGCTTCAAGGTCGACCTGCAGGCGATGGACTGGCAGACGCTGGTGACGCGGCGGACCAAGAAGGATCCGCCGAACGCGGGTGGCTGGAGTGCGTTCCTCACCTCTTGGGCGTCGGTCGATATCCTCGATCCGGTCGCCGCCTCCTTCCTCAACGCAAGCTGCGATAAGGCCTCGTTCGGCTGGCCTTGCGATGCCGAGATGGAGAAGCTGCGCGACGCCTTCGCCAAGGAGACCGATTCGGCGAAGCAGAAAGCGATCGCCGAAGCTGTGCAGTTGCGCCTGATCGAATACCCGACGCATCTGCAGCTTGGGCAATACGTGCAGCCGCAGGCCTTCCGCAAGAACGTGGTGGGACTGCTCGAAGCGCCTTCGCTCGCGCTGTGGAACATCGAGGTGAAATGA
- a CDS encoding ABC transporter permease, whose amino-acid sequence MLGYILRRLLATLPVMLIVAVFVFLMLRLTPGDPAAIIAGDNANSEQVALIRNRLGLDEPIFTQFFIWFANILHGDFGESFFFKKTVAELIASRLEPTLALSLATIVIAVGIAVPLGVLAAYRQGTLVDKIVMGFSVLGFSVPVFVIGYSLIYLFAIKLNWLPVQGYQRIADGLGGFLQRLILPAVTLSVIYIALIARITRTSVLDVMNEDYIRTARAKGQVEIKVLFKHALKNAAVPIVTVIGLGVALLIGGVVVTESVFTIPGLGRLTVDAVLARDYPTIQAVILLFSLVYVLINLAVDLTYTLFDPRIRY is encoded by the coding sequence ATGCTCGGCTACATCCTGCGCCGCCTGCTCGCCACCCTGCCGGTGATGCTGATCGTCGCCGTGTTCGTCTTCCTGATGCTGCGCCTGACGCCGGGCGATCCGGCCGCGATCATCGCGGGCGACAATGCGAACTCCGAGCAGGTCGCACTGATCCGCAACCGCCTCGGCCTCGACGAGCCGATCTTCACCCAGTTCTTCATCTGGTTCGCCAACATCCTGCACGGCGACTTCGGCGAGTCCTTCTTCTTCAAGAAGACCGTCGCCGAGTTGATCGCGAGCCGGCTGGAGCCGACGCTCGCGCTCTCGCTCGCGACTATCGTCATCGCGGTTGGGATCGCTGTTCCGCTCGGCGTGCTCGCCGCCTACCGGCAAGGCACGCTGGTCGACAAGATCGTCATGGGCTTTTCGGTGCTAGGCTTCTCGGTGCCGGTGTTCGTGATCGGCTACTCGCTGATCTACCTCTTTGCCATCAAGCTCAACTGGCTGCCCGTGCAGGGCTATCAGCGCATTGCCGACGGCTTGGGGGGCTTTCTGCAACGGCTGATCCTGCCCGCGGTAACGCTCTCCGTCATCTACATCGCGCTGATTGCACGCATCACCCGCACCAGCGTGCTCGACGTGATGAACGAGGATTACATCCGCACCGCCCGCGCCAAGGGCCAGGTCGAGATCAAGGTGCTGTTCAAGCATGCATTGAAGAATGCCGCCGTGCCGATCGTCACCGTGATCGGGCTCGGCGTCGCGCTGCTGATCGGCGGCGTCGTGGTGACCGAGAGCGTGTTCACCATCCCGGGCCTCGGCCGCCTCACCGTGGACGCCGTGCTGGCACGCGACTATCCGACCATCCAGGCTGTGATCCTGTTGTTCTCGCTGGTCTACGTGCTGATCAATCTCGCCGTCGATCTCACCTACACGCTGTTCGATCCGAGGATCCGCTATTGA
- a CDS encoding ABC transporter permease, whose protein sequence is MSVEPALLAGETAAPPPKPGLTRRLARDGSIIFGAVIILLMALMGIMAPWLGTKNPSEINPAFRNRVPGVEQTIRNEDGTTHTFTYRMGTDSLGRDVYSRVVYGARISLVIGITVAVISVAIGLFVGLVAGYIRWIDAIVMRLMDGLMAIPAILLAIALVSLFRAGLFSVIVAIIVPEVPRVVRLVRSIVLSVREEPYVEAAICAGTPTHLLLIRHILPNTIPALIVQGTFICANAILLEAILSFLGIGIPPETPTWGNIMAEGRGLFRIYPHNIFFPGICLALTVLAVNVLGDGLRDRLDPKLARRM, encoded by the coding sequence TTGAGCGTCGAGCCCGCACTGCTTGCCGGCGAAACCGCCGCGCCGCCGCCCAAGCCTGGGCTGACGCGCCGCCTCGCGCGCGACGGCAGCATCATCTTCGGCGCCGTCATCATCCTGCTGATGGCGCTGATGGGGATCATGGCGCCGTGGCTTGGCACCAAGAATCCGTCCGAGATCAATCCTGCGTTCCGCAACCGCGTGCCTGGCGTCGAGCAGACCATTCGCAACGAGGATGGCACCACGCACACCTTCACCTACCGGATGGGCACCGACAGCCTCGGACGCGACGTCTATAGCCGCGTCGTCTACGGCGCGCGCATCTCGCTGGTGATCGGCATCACGGTCGCGGTGATCAGCGTGGCGATCGGCCTCTTCGTCGGCCTCGTCGCCGGCTACATCCGCTGGATCGACGCCATCGTGATGCGGTTGATGGACGGGCTGATGGCGATACCGGCGATCCTGCTCGCGATCGCGCTGGTTTCGCTGTTCCGTGCCGGGCTCTTCAGCGTGATCGTGGCGATCATCGTGCCCGAAGTCCCGCGCGTCGTGCGGCTCGTGCGCTCGATCGTGCTGTCGGTGCGGGAGGAGCCTTACGTCGAGGCCGCGATCTGCGCCGGCACGCCGACGCACTTGCTGCTCATCCGCCACATCCTGCCGAACACCATTCCGGCGCTGATCGTGCAGGGCACTTTCATTTGCGCCAACGCGATCCTGCTCGAGGCGATCTTGTCGTTCCTCGGCATCGGCATTCCGCCCGAGACACCGACCTGGGGGAACATCATGGCGGAAGGGCGCGGCCTCTTCCGCATCTATCCGCACAACATCTTCTTTCCCGGCATTTGCCTCGCGCTCACGGTGCTCGCCGTCAATGTGCTCGGCGACGGCCTGCGCGATCGGCTCGATCCGAAGCTGGCGCGGCGGATGTGA
- a CDS encoding ABC transporter ATP-binding protein, with protein MENPVLDVQGLTVRLPRGADRLNAVENVSFAVAPGEIVCVVGESGSGKSVTAHAIMGLLPPGQLTATAGRTLLEGDDLLTKTPAEMRKIRGDRISMIFQEPMTALNPVMRVGDQVAEVLDIHTRLGERERRARVLDVMQAVRLPEPERLIDVYPHQLSGGQRQRIMIAAALVLDPVLLIADEPTTALDVTTQAQILKLIKELRERRNTGVLFITHDFGVVAEIAHRVVVMQHGRVVEQGRTEDVLRRPRDEYTRMLIRSVPSLSPPAREPITDTPVVLQTNALSKTYAAGGLFAKRREVRAVHQVNLAVRRGETLGVVGESGSGKSTVARCIARLIEPTGGAILIEGADVAKLGPRALRPHRKRVQIVFQDPYRSLNPRRTVGAAITEGPVNFGMAESEANARARNLMGLVGLDPDALTRFPHQFSGGQRQRICIARALAMEPEILVADEPVSALDVSVQAQVLELLDDVRKRFNLAVLFITHDLRVAAQVCDRIAVMHRGEVVEEGTTTAVFAAPQHHYTRALFDSAPGKNFEFGKFEV; from the coding sequence ATGGAAAACCCAGTCCTCGACGTGCAGGGCCTCACCGTCCGCCTGCCGCGCGGCGCGGACCGGCTCAACGCCGTCGAGAACGTCTCGTTCGCGGTCGCGCCCGGTGAAATCGTCTGCGTGGTCGGCGAGTCCGGCTCAGGCAAGTCGGTCACGGCACACGCCATCATGGGGCTACTCCCGCCCGGCCAGCTCACCGCCACCGCGGGACGCACCCTGCTCGAAGGCGACGATCTCCTGACCAAGACGCCCGCCGAGATGCGCAAGATCCGCGGCGACCGCATCTCGATGATCTTCCAGGAGCCGATGACAGCGCTCAATCCGGTCATGCGTGTCGGCGATCAGGTTGCCGAAGTGCTCGACATCCACACCAGGCTCGGCGAGCGCGAGCGGCGGGCGCGCGTGCTCGACGTGATGCAGGCCGTGCGCCTGCCCGAGCCCGAGCGGCTGATCGACGTCTATCCGCACCAGCTTTCCGGCGGACAGCGCCAGCGCATCATGATCGCCGCAGCATTGGTGCTCGATCCGGTGCTCTTGATCGCCGACGAACCCACCACCGCGCTCGATGTCACCACGCAAGCGCAGATCCTGAAGCTGATCAAGGAGCTGCGCGAACGCCGCAACACCGGCGTGCTGTTCATCACCCACGATTTCGGCGTGGTGGCCGAGATCGCGCATCGGGTGGTGGTGATGCAGCACGGACGTGTGGTCGAGCAGGGCCGCACCGAGGATGTGCTGCGCCGTCCGCGCGACGAGTACACGCGCATGCTGATCCGCTCGGTGCCTAGCCTCTCGCCGCCGGCGCGCGAACCGATCACCGATACGCCGGTCGTGCTGCAGACCAACGCGCTCTCCAAGACCTATGCGGCAGGCGGGCTGTTCGCGAAGCGGCGCGAAGTCCGCGCCGTCCACCAGGTCAATCTCGCGGTGCGGCGCGGCGAAACGCTGGGCGTGGTCGGCGAGTCCGGCTCCGGCAAGTCGACCGTCGCGCGCTGCATCGCGCGGCTGATCGAGCCGACCGGCGGCGCGATCCTGATCGAGGGCGCGGACGTCGCAAAGCTCGGTCCCCGCGCGCTGCGTCCGCACCGCAAGCGGGTGCAGATCGTGTTCCAGGACCCTTATCGCTCGCTCAATCCGCGCCGCACCGTCGGCGCCGCGATCACCGAGGGGCCGGTCAACTTCGGCATGGCGGAGAGCGAGGCGAACGCTCGCGCGCGCAACCTGATGGGGCTCGTCGGGCTCGACCCCGACGCACTCACGCGTTTCCCGCACCAGTTCTCCGGCGGCCAGCGCCAACGCATCTGCATCGCGCGCGCGCTCGCGATGGAACCGGAAATCCTGGTCGCTGACGAGCCGGTCTCGGCACTGGATGTGTCCGTGCAGGCGCAGGTGCTCGAACTGCTCGACGACGTGCGCAAGCGCTTCAATCTGGCGGTGCTGTTCATCACCCACGACCTGCGCGTTGCCGCACAGGTGTGCGACCGCATTGCCGTGATGCACAGGGGTGAGGTCGTGGAAGAAGGCACAACGACTGCGGTGTTCGCCGCGCCGCAGCACCATTACACCCGGGCGCTGTTCGATTCAGCGCCGGGTAAGAATTTCGAGTTTGGGAAGTTCGAGGTGTGA
- a CDS encoding cytochrome P460 family protein has protein sequence MLKTSSVLPVLTALVGAGIIALGSQVRAGGDKVVFPEGFDKGVMFTTVDRPDNKQFREFYASQAAIDAAKKGQPLPSGSVITMVQWKAKLDAQGNPEKGPDGRFIKGDLNGYAVMEKRAGWGTEYPDNLRNGEWEYQAFTPAKAANANAKLNTCFECHLPKKSDDYVFLYGKMAGK, from the coding sequence ATGTTGAAAACATCGAGCGTTTTGCCTGTCCTGACGGCGCTGGTCGGCGCCGGCATCATCGCGCTCGGCAGCCAGGTGCGCGCCGGCGGCGACAAGGTCGTGTTTCCGGAAGGCTTCGACAAGGGCGTGATGTTCACGACCGTCGACCGGCCGGACAACAAGCAGTTCCGCGAGTTCTATGCCAGTCAGGCCGCGATCGACGCAGCCAAGAAAGGTCAGCCGCTGCCAAGCGGCTCCGTCATCACGATGGTGCAATGGAAGGCCAAGCTCGACGCGCAGGGCAATCCCGAAAAGGGTCCCGACGGCCGCTTCATCAAGGGCGATCTCAACGGCTACGCCGTGATGGAAAAGCGCGCCGGCTGGGGGACCGAGTATCCCGACAACCTGCGCAACGGCGAGTGGGAATATCAGGCCTTCACGCCGGCCAAGGCGGCGAATGCGAACGCGAAGCTCAACACCTGCTTTGAGTGCCACCTGCCGAAGAAGAGCGACGACTACGTGTTCCTGTATGGGAAGATGGCGGGGAAGTGA
- a CDS encoding acetate--CoA ligase family protein — MNPNARAELRRALLSPRSVAIVGQSNNAGKASGRPLNFLRRAGFGGAVYSINARRETVLGERAYSSVAALPEVPDHAYILVPTAAVIEAVAECGKAGVKVATILAAGFSETGADGVAREQRLKDVAAETGIRIIGPSSLGVVNLRENLLLTANAAFAEPDIPVGRTFFASHSGTMIGALMSRGKARGVGFAGLVSIGNEVDLSVGEICACTLEDPDIDSYLLFLESIRNAPALREFALGAAARGKPVVAYKLGRSSAARELAVTHTGALAGEDDVASAFLADCGIARVESLEALIEALPLVRRTPIRPVGARAPRVAVLTTTAGGAIMVVDPLAMRGVEIAQPSAETYQRFAAAGIDVTPARIVDLTVAGARYDVYKPALDILTTAPEFDMVLAVVGSSARFHPEQAVKPIIDSTNAAKPIAAFLVPDALDALAKLSQAGVPAFHTPEACADAIAGALARRKPKPVVATAAATGKGRVLDELEAYALLDRLGIPRLPALALDATITQPPTLPFSYPVAVKALSADIPHKTEAGGVALNVPDGEVLITAIRTMRGTVKQRTGLTPERVLVAPMVSGIGEALIGYRVDREAGPLVMVAAGGVFTEIYRDRSLRLAPVDLPTAHAMIAEVKAFATLKGFRGRPAGDLEALAKAIVALSRLALQNEPPVAEAEVNPLIVREKGVVAVDALVRTM; from the coding sequence ATGAACCCGAATGCCCGCGCCGAGCTGCGCCGCGCACTGCTTTCGCCCCGCTCGGTCGCGATCGTCGGGCAGTCGAACAATGCCGGAAAGGCCTCCGGCCGGCCGCTGAATTTCCTGCGCCGCGCCGGCTTTGGCGGGGCGGTCTACAGCATCAATGCAAGGCGCGAGACGGTGCTTGGCGAACGGGCTTATTCTTCGGTCGCGGCGCTGCCTGAGGTGCCGGACCACGCCTACATCCTGGTGCCGACCGCAGCCGTGATCGAGGCGGTTGCCGAATGCGGCAAGGCGGGGGTGAAGGTCGCGACCATCCTGGCCGCCGGCTTCTCCGAGACCGGGGCGGACGGGGTGGCGCGCGAGCAGCGCCTGAAGGATGTCGCCGCCGAAACCGGCATCCGCATTATCGGGCCCTCCAGCCTCGGCGTGGTGAACCTGCGCGAAAACCTGCTGCTCACCGCCAACGCGGCGTTTGCCGAGCCGGACATCCCGGTCGGGCGCACTTTTTTCGCCTCGCACTCCGGCACCATGATCGGCGCGCTGATGTCACGCGGCAAGGCGCGCGGGGTCGGCTTCGCAGGCCTCGTGTCGATCGGCAACGAGGTCGATCTCTCGGTCGGCGAGATTTGCGCGTGCACGCTCGAGGATCCCGACATCGACAGCTACCTGCTGTTCCTCGAATCGATCCGCAATGCGCCCGCGCTGCGCGAGTTCGCGCTCGGGGCGGCGGCCCGCGGCAAGCCGGTCGTCGCCTACAAGCTCGGCCGCTCGTCGGCGGCGCGGGAGCTCGCCGTCACCCATACCGGCGCGCTCGCCGGCGAGGACGACGTCGCGAGTGCATTCCTCGCCGATTGCGGCATCGCACGCGTCGAGAGCCTGGAAGCGCTGATCGAGGCGCTCCCGCTGGTGCGCCGCACCCCGATCCGTCCGGTCGGCGCACGCGCGCCGCGCGTGGCCGTGCTCACCACCACGGCGGGCGGCGCCATCATGGTGGTGGATCCGCTGGCGATGCGCGGCGTGGAGATCGCGCAGCCGAGCGCCGAGACCTATCAGCGCTTCGCCGCGGCGGGCATCGACGTGACGCCCGCCCGTATCGTGGACCTGACGGTCGCGGGGGCGCGCTATGACGTCTACAAGCCCGCGCTCGACATCCTCACCACCGCGCCCGAGTTCGACATGGTGCTGGCGGTTGTCGGTTCGTCGGCACGCTTCCATCCCGAACAGGCCGTGAAGCCGATCATCGACTCGACGAATGCCGCAAAGCCGATCGCGGCGTTTCTCGTCCCCGATGCGCTGGACGCGCTGGCAAAGCTCAGCCAGGCAGGTGTCCCCGCGTTTCACACGCCGGAGGCCTGTGCGGATGCCATCGCGGGGGCGCTGGCGCGGCGCAAGCCGAAGCCAGTGGTGGCCACGGCGGCAGCAACCGGCAAGGGCCGCGTGCTCGACGAGCTCGAAGCCTATGCGCTGCTCGACCGGCTGGGCATTCCGCGTCTGCCCGCGCTGGCGCTCGATGCGACGATCACGCAGCCCCCCACCCTGCCCTTCAGCTATCCCGTCGCGGTGAAGGCCCTGTCCGCCGACATCCCGCACAAGACCGAAGCTGGCGGTGTCGCGCTGAATGTTCCCGACGGCGAGGTGCTCATCACGGCCATCCGGACCATGCGCGGAACCGTGAAACAGCGCACCGGCCTTACGCCGGAGCGCGTGCTGGTCGCGCCGATGGTCTCCGGCATCGGCGAGGCGCTGATCGGCTACCGCGTCGACCGCGAGGCCGGGCCGCTGGTGATGGTGGCTGCAGGCGGCGTGTTCACCGAAATCTACCGCGACCGCAGCCTGCGCTTGGCCCCCGTCGATCTGCCGACCGCGCATGCCATGATCGCCGAGGTGAAGGCCTTCGCCACCCTGAAAGGCTTCCGCGGCAGACCAGCCGGTGATCTGGAAGCGCTGGCAAAGGCCATCGTGGCGCTCTCGCGGCTTGCACTACAGAATGAGCCGCCTGTCGCGGAGGCCGAGGTCAATCCGCTGATCGTGCGGGAGAAGGGCGTGGTGGCGGTCGATGCGCTGGTGAGGACGATGTAG
- a CDS encoding alpha/beta hydrolase has protein sequence MSARFEPAIGRYLHLDLLGKPHRLYVEEAGSGIPLLCLHTAGSDGRQYRGLLNDARVTKNYRVIVFDMPWHGKSSPPAGWENEEYRLTSRDYVRMILEVSAALELDKPVVMGCSIGGRIVLHLAHEHPEKFRAIIGLESSPKVDPYYDVSWLHRPDVHGGEVSAGIVSGLVAPTAPDEGRWETLWHYMQSGPGVFKGDLHFYMIDGDISGKLDEIDARRCPLYLLTGEYDYSCTTEGTLEVARRTGAKAVIMKDLGHFPMSENPEKFIGYLLPVLEEIRSGRQASAA, from the coding sequence ATGAGCGCGCGCTTCGAGCCGGCCATCGGCCGCTATCTTCATCTCGATTTGCTCGGGAAGCCGCACCGCCTCTATGTCGAGGAAGCGGGTTCCGGCATTCCGCTCCTCTGCCTGCACACCGCCGGCTCCGACGGCCGGCAGTATCGCGGCCTGCTCAACGATGCGCGCGTCACGAAAAACTATCGCGTCATCGTGTTCGACATGCCGTGGCACGGCAAATCCTCGCCGCCGGCCGGCTGGGAGAACGAGGAGTACCGCCTCACCTCGCGCGACTATGTGCGCATGATCCTCGAAGTCTCCGCCGCGCTGGAACTGGACAAGCCGGTGGTGATGGGTTGCTCGATCGGCGGGCGCATCGTGTTGCATCTCGCGCATGAACACCCGGAGAAATTCCGCGCCATCATCGGGCTCGAGTCCTCGCCCAAGGTCGATCCCTACTACGACGTGAGTTGGCTGCACCGACCGGACGTGCACGGCGGCGAAGTCTCGGCCGGCATCGTATCGGGCCTGGTCGCACCGACCGCGCCCGACGAGGGGCGCTGGGAAACGCTGTGGCATTACATGCAGAGCGGCCCCGGCGTGTTCAAGGGCGACCTGCATTTCTACATGATCGACGGCGATATCTCCGGCAAGCTCGACGAGATCGACGCGCGGCGCTGCCCGCTCTATCTGCTCACCGGCGAGTACGATTATTCCTGCACCACCGAGGGCACGCTCGAAGTCGCGCGCCGCACCGGCGCAAAGGCCGTGATCATGAAGGACCTCGGCCACTTCCCGATGAGCGAGAACCCGGAGAAATTCATCGGCTATCTGCTGCCGGTGCTGGAAGAGATTCGTTCAGGCAGACAAGCGAGCGCCGCATGA